The proteins below come from a single Asterias rubens chromosome 9, eAstRub1.3, whole genome shotgun sequence genomic window:
- the LOC117294793 gene encoding transmembrane protein 180-like has translation MGRSPEVMIGMCYGSMALFLSILHNVFLLYHVDVFVSVYHIDKTSFWIGETIFLLWNSFNDPLFGWLSDKSLLNSEKVTSKFGSEPELVARRLWALTVNGPLMAISFMLFWFVWSFPGLQFAVVLCLYDGFLTAVDLHHTALLADLALSARDRTKLNGYSSMFGALGSLSVFLSYAVWDRDNLQAFQAFCFVLATFSALGFFFVSRYLSREYRRLHKKDDSLASVVSVPTAAEGVTEEQITIKHYVKQLRKHSNFHWFAVLNLVQVFNCHFNSNFFPLFLERLLGGVLTPAMGSLLIGTSFVIPHINNLYFLSLCRKYGVYTVIRWLFYCKCMLSGFMLFAGPNNLWLLCAFIASNRVFTEGTCKLLNLVISDLVDEDCVLHRRKQAVSALVFGTASLLSKPGQTIAPLLGTTLLAIQTGHDIFQSNSGNIRAIGALSASKTEMVRVGCFNCLVYIPLLCSIVQIFLWSKFTLHGSRLEWVKRVRAGDILTQV, from the exons ATGGGAAGGTCACCAGAGGTCATGATCGGCATGTGCTATGGATCCATGGCATTGTTTCTCTCCATTCTTCATAATGTGTTTCTGCTGTATCATGTGGATGTCTTTGTCTCTGTCTACCACATTGACAAGACATCATTCTGGATTGGGGAG ACAATTTTTCTCCTCTGGAATTCCTTCAACGACCCTCTGTTTGGCTGGCTGAGTGACAAGTCATTGCTCAACAGTGAAAA AGTGACTAGCAAGTTTGGTAGTGAGCCTGAGTTGGTAGCGAGACGCCTCTGGGCACTGACCGTCAACGGACCCCTGATGGCCATCTCATTCATGCTATTCTGGTTTGTGTGGTCGTTTCCTGGGTTACAGTTTGCTGTTGTCCTATGTCTCTACGATGGGTTCCTGACGGCAGTGGATTTACATCATACAGCACTGCTGGCTGATCTAGCCCTATCAGCAAGAGACAG AACTAAACTAAATGGCTACAGTTCAATGTTTGGTGCCCTGGGTTCTCTGTCAGTGTTTCTGTCCTATGCTGTGTGGGACCGAGACAACTTGCAGGCCTTTCAAGCCTTCTGCTTCGTCCTAGCTACGTTCTCAGCCCTGGGATTTTTCTTCGTTTCTCGTTACCTTAGTCGTGAATATCGACGCCTGCATAAGAAGGATGATAGTTTAGCATCAGTCGTTAG tgtTCCAACAGCAGCAGAAGGTGTCACAGAAGAGCAAATAACCATCAAACATTATGTGAAACAACTTAGAAAACATTCCAATTTTCATTGGTTTGCCGTTCTCAATTTAGTTCAA GTGTTCAATTGTCATTTTAACAGCAATTTTTTCCCGCTGTTTTTGGAAAGACTGCTCGGGGGCGTGCTTACCCCGGCCATGGGTTCACTGCTCATCGGTACTTCGTTCGTCATCCCTCATATCAACAACCTGTACTTTCTGTCGTTGTGTCGTAAATATGGCGTTTATACAGTCATCCGATGGTTGTTTTATTGCAAGTGTATGCTGAGTGGGTTTATGTTGTTTGCTGGACCAAACAACCTGTGGTTGCTGTGTGCATTCATAGCTAG TAACCGTGTGTTCACCGAAGGCACCTGTAAGCTTCTCAACCTAGTGATCAGTGATCTCGTTGACGAAGACTGTGTTCTTCACCGCCGTAAGCAAGCTGTGTCTGCACTGGTGTTTGGTACGGCTTCTCTACTGTCCAAACCAGGACAGACTATAGCTCCTCTACTGGGGACAACACTTCTTGCCATTCAAACAG GTCATGACATTTTCCAGTCCAACTCCGGTAACATCCGTGCAATCGGCGCCCTCAGTGCCTCCAAGACTGAGATGGTGCGCGTAGGGTGCTTCAACTGTCTGGTGTACATCCCATTGCTTTGTTCAATCGTCCAGATTTTCCTCTGGTCCAAGTTCACACTCCACGGCTCTAGACTGGAATGGGTGAAGAGAGTTCGCGCTGGTGATATTCTGACGCAAGTGTAG